In Vibrio gangliei, a single window of DNA contains:
- a CDS encoding ChaN family lipoprotein, producing the protein MPKLTHLTRLVSALSTALLLNACSSSNTVSDSPTVSSFYDYQLYSPQQQPLTLEQWAHTAKEADVILVGEWHTHAGIHRFQTEALQQLIKQSKKPVALSMEQFSRDTQAVVDEYLKGEIGEQTLIAQGNAWPNYESDYRPLIELAKTAQIDVIATNAPKPIVRCIAKQGLSYLDKLDSDQRATIAKKIDLEDSPYKAKFMASMHHGQPSQHINMYASQLTWDATMAESIVRYLSQHPGTTVLHTAGKFHTENGLGTAAQIHKLNPNLKVMMVTPVEQVSEQSSDYQLKVLTPPVRYIKEENQQAAFKSMFAQSKPLECN; encoded by the coding sequence ATGCCAAAACTCACTCATTTAACTCGCCTTGTTTCCGCACTATCCACAGCCTTATTACTCAATGCTTGTAGCAGTAGCAATACTGTTTCCGACTCACCGACTGTTAGCTCATTTTACGACTACCAGCTGTATAGCCCTCAGCAGCAGCCGCTGACGCTAGAACAATGGGCACACACGGCTAAGGAAGCTGATGTTATTCTTGTCGGTGAGTGGCACACACATGCGGGTATCCATCGCTTTCAGACCGAAGCTTTACAACAGCTGATAAAGCAAAGTAAGAAGCCTGTTGCCCTTTCGATGGAACAATTTAGTCGTGATACGCAAGCAGTCGTGGATGAATACTTGAAAGGTGAGATTGGCGAGCAAACCTTAATCGCGCAAGGTAACGCATGGCCAAATTATGAAAGTGATTACCGGCCTTTAATAGAACTTGCGAAAACAGCCCAAATTGATGTCATTGCCACGAATGCCCCTAAACCCATTGTTCGCTGTATCGCTAAGCAAGGGTTAAGTTATTTGGATAAGCTCGATTCAGACCAACGCGCGACTATTGCTAAAAAAATTGACCTTGAGGATTCTCCTTATAAAGCGAAGTTCATGGCATCGATGCACCACGGCCAGCCTAGCCAACACATCAATATGTACGCTTCACAATTGACGTGGGATGCAACCATGGCTGAAAGCATTGTCCGCTACCTAAGCCAACATCCAGGCACAACCGTTCTTCACACTGCGGGTAAATTTCATACCGAAAATGGACTGGGAACTGCCGCGCAAATCCACAAGCTCAACCCTAACCTTAAAGTCATGATGGTCACGCCTGTTGAGCAAGTTAGCGAGCAAAGTAGTGATTACCAATTGAAAGTACTGACACCACCGGTTCGTTACATAAAAGAAGAAAACCAGCAGGCCGCATTCAAGAGCATGTTTGCCCAATCCAAACCGTTGGAATGTAATTAA
- a CDS encoding YcgN family cysteine cluster protein: MTTPFWQAKTLQQMSEQEWESLCDGCGKCCLHKLMDEDSDEVYYTNVACSWLNSKTCSCKDYPNRFQSGEECLKLTRDKIDEFNWLPETCSYRLLAEGKPLPEWHPLITGSKSAMHAAGESVRNKVVYEIDVIDWEDHIINHPHR; the protein is encoded by the coding sequence ATGACAACCCCTTTTTGGCAAGCAAAAACATTACAGCAGATGAGTGAGCAGGAATGGGAGTCCTTGTGTGATGGCTGTGGTAAGTGTTGTCTACATAAGTTAATGGATGAAGACAGCGATGAAGTTTATTACACCAACGTGGCGTGTAGTTGGCTAAATAGTAAGACTTGTAGCTGTAAAGATTATCCAAATCGCTTTCAGTCGGGCGAAGAGTGTCTCAAATTGACTCGTGATAAAATCGATGAATTTAATTGGCTACCAGAAACTTGCTCTTATCGTTTGCTCGCTGAAGGCAAACCGTTACCAGAATGGCATCCATTGATCACTGGATCAAAATCAGCCATGCATGCCGCAGGTGAAAGTGTACGTAATAAAGTGGTGTATGAGATCGATGTTATCGACTGGGAAGACCACATCATTAATCATCCGCATAGATAA
- a CDS encoding YkgJ family cysteine cluster protein, whose product MECRLGCGACCIAPSISSPIPGMPNGKPAGVRCIQLNEQNLCKLFGQPERPAVCHAFKAEESICGKTDQEALFIISDLEKIT is encoded by the coding sequence ATGGAATGTCGTCTCGGCTGCGGAGCCTGTTGTATTGCACCAAGCATTTCATCACCGATCCCAGGCATGCCAAATGGTAAACCGGCTGGTGTTCGTTGTATTCAACTTAATGAGCAGAATCTATGTAAACTTTTTGGTCAGCCAGAAAGGCCAGCGGTATGTCACGCTTTTAAAGCAGAAGAATCGATTTGTGGCAAAACCGATCAGGAGGCTTTATTTATTATTTCTGATCTAGAAAAGATCACTTAG
- the recR gene encoding recombination mediator RecR: MRTSGMLEQLMEALRCLPGVGPKSAQRMAFHLLQRNRKGGLQLAEALSQAMTEIGHCDQCRTFTENDTCHICTNPKRQANGQICVVETPADIAAIEATGQYSGRYFVLMGHLSPLDGIGPSDIGLDLLDRRLSQGDIEEVILATNPTVEGEATAHYIAQLCKAHEVNASRIAHGVPMGGELELVDGTTLSHSLLGRLKL; this comes from the coding sequence ATGCGCACAAGCGGTATGCTGGAACAATTGATGGAGGCCTTACGTTGCTTACCTGGGGTTGGCCCCAAATCGGCACAACGTATGGCCTTTCATTTATTGCAGCGAAACAGAAAAGGCGGTCTACAACTGGCCGAAGCGTTATCGCAAGCGATGACGGAAATTGGCCACTGCGATCAATGCCGTACTTTTACTGAAAATGACACCTGTCATATATGTACTAACCCTAAGCGTCAAGCCAATGGGCAAATTTGTGTGGTGGAAACACCGGCAGATATTGCCGCTATTGAAGCGACAGGCCAGTATTCAGGGCGTTATTTTGTTCTGATGGGACATTTATCGCCGTTAGATGGCATTGGCCCAAGTGATATTGGTTTGGATTTACTCGATCGCCGTTTAAGTCAGGGCGATATCGAAGAAGTGATTTTAGCCACCAACCCGACCGTGGAAGGTGAAGCGACGGCACACTACATTGCTCAATTGTGTAAAGCGCACGAAGTGAATGCTAGCCGTATCGCACATGGTGTACCCATGGGTGGGGAGCTGGAGCTCGTAGATGGCACTACGCTGTCTCACTCTTTGCTTGGGCGCTTGAAGTTGTAG
- a CDS encoding YbaB/EbfC family nucleoid-associated protein: protein MFGKGGMGNMMKQAQQMQERMQKLQEEIANMEIVGESGAGLVKVTVTGSHSVRRVEIDESLMEDDKEMLEDLIAAAFNDASRRIEETQKEKMASITGGMQLPPGMKMPF from the coding sequence ATGTTTGGTAAAGGCGGAATGGGCAACATGATGAAGCAAGCCCAGCAAATGCAAGAGCGTATGCAAAAGCTTCAAGAAGAAATTGCGAACATGGAAATTGTTGGCGAATCTGGTGCGGGCTTAGTGAAAGTGACCGTAACTGGTAGCCATAGCGTTCGTCGTGTCGAGATTGATGAAAGCCTAATGGAAGATGACAAAGAAATGCTTGAAGATTTGATTGCTGCTGCATTCAATGATGCTTCTCGTCGTATCGAAGAAACACAAAAAGAAAAAATGGCTTCAATCACTGGCGGTATGCAACTACCACCAGGTATGAAAATGCCGTTCTAA
- the dnaX gene encoding DNA polymerase III subunit gamma/tau, whose amino-acid sequence MSYLALARKWRPTKFENVVGQSHVITALENALKQNRLHHAYLFSGTRGVGKTSIGRLFAKGLNCETGITDNPCGVCDSCVEIDQGRYVDLLEIDAASRTKVEDTRELLDNVQYKPARGRFKVYLIDEVHMLSRHSFNALLKTLEEPPEYVKFLLATTDPQKLPVTILSRCLQFHLKPINAEQIHEQLSYVLGEENITSEPRALSLISHAADGSMRDALSLSDQAIALGNGHIDSATVSNMLGTLDTEQAIYLLEAISSKQPQTAMDCLDQLAANGIDWDGLFKELSTQLHRIAMYQALPASLNKEQPDAERVELLSQSLTPQDVQLYYQMTLKGRQDLPLAPNEKMAAEMLVLRMLAFRPAAAISGNPIVEPSKQAHVIPVIEQKAMTQAPAPHRPMNAPVQSNHVRPHQGNTSVPTANQMGNSDYTAASLPSVEHPTQSVQPPQSQAPQAKPQQSPAPQSEAQPAAPASPLTGLRHQLRSKREHLKSAPQSNQGNDGVKKSDATSAKPTKTSVLDRIASKHTAAAVEAVQGSPISSNGTPISGAGAPDNPDEPYQWKPSQPQQQVENTELTPTQIKKALEHIKTPEMVEKLFQESIEQDEWAAIIAKLNTAKLVEQLALNSTYQKQDGKITLGLRVEQSHLNTDKAQQELTEALSQHFQQSCELIIEISEEGITPLELREKLYQEKLKQAFEHLDSDPNVQFFMKRFAAELDPDSVRPV is encoded by the coding sequence ATGAGTTATTTAGCGTTAGCCCGAAAATGGCGACCAACTAAGTTTGAAAATGTCGTTGGCCAGAGCCATGTCATTACCGCTTTAGAAAATGCATTGAAGCAGAATCGCTTGCACCATGCTTACTTATTTAGTGGAACGCGTGGGGTAGGTAAAACGTCCATCGGTCGATTATTTGCTAAAGGGCTTAACTGTGAAACCGGCATAACCGATAACCCATGTGGTGTTTGTGATAGCTGTGTTGAGATCGACCAAGGTCGTTATGTCGATCTACTCGAAATTGATGCGGCTTCACGTACCAAAGTCGAAGATACGCGCGAGTTGCTTGATAATGTGCAATACAAACCTGCGCGTGGACGCTTCAAAGTTTATCTTATTGATGAAGTTCACATGTTATCGCGTCATAGCTTCAATGCGCTGTTAAAAACGCTTGAAGAGCCGCCGGAATATGTGAAGTTTTTACTTGCCACTACGGATCCGCAAAAATTGCCGGTGACGATTTTGTCACGCTGTTTGCAGTTCCATCTTAAGCCTATCAATGCTGAACAAATTCATGAGCAGTTAAGCTATGTGTTAGGTGAAGAAAATATAACTTCTGAGCCAAGAGCGTTAAGTCTGATTTCACACGCAGCGGATGGCAGTATGCGTGATGCGTTAAGTTTATCTGATCAGGCTATCGCACTCGGTAATGGTCATATTGATAGTGCGACTGTGTCGAATATGCTTGGCACATTGGATACTGAGCAAGCGATTTACTTACTGGAAGCGATCAGCAGTAAGCAGCCGCAAACCGCGATGGATTGTTTAGATCAACTGGCGGCAAATGGCATCGATTGGGATGGTTTATTTAAAGAACTGAGCACTCAATTGCATCGTATCGCCATGTACCAAGCCTTGCCTGCCAGTTTAAACAAAGAACAACCGGATGCCGAGCGTGTTGAATTACTCAGCCAATCTCTCACGCCGCAAGATGTGCAGCTGTACTACCAAATGACGCTCAAAGGTCGCCAAGATTTACCGCTTGCACCTAATGAAAAAATGGCAGCAGAGATGCTGGTATTAAGAATGTTGGCATTTAGACCTGCAGCGGCGATTTCGGGTAACCCGATCGTGGAGCCAAGTAAGCAAGCGCATGTCATTCCTGTTATTGAGCAAAAAGCGATGACACAGGCTCCAGCGCCTCATCGTCCGATGAATGCTCCTGTTCAGTCTAATCATGTTCGACCACATCAAGGCAATACTTCGGTTCCAACGGCGAATCAGATGGGTAACAGCGATTATACTGCTGCGAGCTTACCCTCGGTGGAACATCCTACGCAGTCTGTTCAGCCTCCTCAATCTCAGGCGCCTCAGGCTAAACCTCAACAGTCACCAGCACCACAGTCGGAAGCTCAGCCAGCGGCTCCTGCCTCACCACTGACAGGATTAAGGCATCAGTTGCGCAGTAAGCGAGAACATTTAAAGTCTGCGCCTCAGAGTAATCAAGGGAACGATGGCGTAAAAAAGTCTGACGCGACGTCTGCTAAACCAACAAAAACTTCCGTGCTAGATCGTATTGCGAGTAAGCATACGGCGGCTGCGGTAGAAGCTGTGCAGGGGTCGCCAATATCATCTAATGGCACACCGATTTCTGGGGCCGGTGCGCCGGATAATCCAGACGAACCATATCAGTGGAAACCGTCACAACCTCAACAACAGGTTGAAAATACGGAGCTGACTCCCACACAAATTAAAAAAGCGCTTGAGCACATTAAAACGCCAGAAATGGTGGAAAAGTTATTTCAAGAAAGTATTGAGCAAGATGAGTGGGCAGCGATTATTGCCAAACTCAATACCGCAAAGTTGGTTGAGCAATTAGCACTCAATTCTACTTACCAAAAACAAGACGGTAAAATTACCCTTGGTTTGAGAGTAGAACAATCACACTTAAATACCGACAAAGCGCAACAAGAATTAACAGAAGCTTTATCTCAGCACTTTCAACAAAGTTGCGAGCTCATTATTGAGATCAGCGAAGAGGGGATTACCCCACTTGAGCTGCGAGAAAAGCTTTATCAAGAGAAGTTAAAACAAGCATTTGAGCATCTGGATTCAGATCCTAATGTTCAATTCTTCATGAAACGATTTGCAGCGGAGTTGGACCCTGATAGCGTTCGCCCGGTGTAA
- the apt gene encoding adenine phosphoribosyltransferase, translating to MTTETQAFIQASIKTIPDYPKAGILFRDVTSLMEDAKAYQATIQLLVEKYKDQGFTKVVGTEARGFLFGAPLALELGLGFVPVRKPGKLPRETVSQSYELEYGTDVLEIHTDAIQAGDKVLVVDDLLATGGTIEATVKLIRQLGGEVTDAAFVINLPEIGGEEKLKSLGLNVYSICEFAGH from the coding sequence ATGACAACAGAAACTCAGGCTTTTATTCAAGCGAGCATTAAAACCATTCCAGATTACCCAAAAGCAGGGATTTTATTCCGTGATGTAACGAGCTTGATGGAAGATGCAAAAGCCTATCAAGCGACCATTCAATTGCTGGTCGAGAAATATAAAGATCAAGGCTTTACTAAAGTGGTCGGTACCGAAGCCCGTGGTTTTCTATTTGGTGCGCCGTTAGCACTTGAACTTGGTTTAGGTTTTGTACCTGTACGTAAGCCGGGTAAATTGCCGCGCGAAACCGTGTCACAATCTTATGAATTAGAGTACGGCACCGATGTTTTAGAAATTCACACGGATGCCATTCAAGCCGGTGACAAAGTGTTGGTAGTGGATGATTTACTGGCGACTGGCGGTACTATCGAAGCGACGGTAAAACTGATTCGTCAACTGGGTGGCGAAGTGACGGATGCGGCCTTTGTGATTAACTTGCCAGAGATTGGCGGTGAAGAAAAACTGAAAAGCCTTGGCCTGAATGTGTATAGCATTTGTGAGTTTGCTGGCCATTAA
- a CDS encoding YbaN family protein — protein MNAVGGLALILGVLGIFLPLLPTTPFLLLASACFIRSNERFHYWIHHHPHLGPIIDNWNQHKAVSSTMKKRGYVLLAASFLFSLVMLPHWWMKLGLVMGYSVLFFFFHRLPIHDPHGDVAENGENH, from the coding sequence TTGAATGCCGTAGGTGGCTTAGCGCTTATTTTAGGCGTTTTGGGGATTTTCCTGCCCTTACTCCCAACCACTCCCTTCTTATTACTTGCTAGCGCTTGTTTCATTCGTAGTAATGAGCGCTTTCATTATTGGATTCATCATCATCCGCACTTAGGGCCGATTATCGATAATTGGAATCAACATAAGGCGGTCAGCTCAACCATGAAAAAACGGGGCTATGTTTTATTGGCGGCCAGTTTTCTTTTTTCATTAGTGATGTTGCCACATTGGTGGATGAAACTGGGTTTGGTGATGGGGTATAGCGTGTTGTTTTTCTTCTTTCACCGTTTACCGATTCATGATCCCCATGGTGATGTTGCTGAAAATGGCGAAAATCACTAA
- a CDS encoding response regulator, with amino-acid sequence MHKCVSHMQSVDTALSRAMQTIMLVDDDPTFRTMIAAYLKTLNYDVIEAGDGLEALKALRQHVPDLMICDLNMPIMSGIELVEEVSWQFPMLPMIVVSATEDMGDVAKVLRFGIKDFLTKPITELEHFTSAIKTTLAESHDNPSVVRDFSSQWFQLDHAGQIDQEKELYWHLNHLKDNVVTSRDLLHALQPERDTQQGRWKCSYLVLQPSEMMPLVFDYAWLMDGRFAFYLVDSSDGGENGVGTALLIRALFNDFLRTRKRCQSDLKDLADAVEKGISCTQCSSPINALFGIADMVEGTISILPAGLKSNWFHDGRNQAIETGIKLGEGCTKNFITSDLPMKQGGELVLSELGVRSFKLVIKNMSY; translated from the coding sequence ATGCATAAATGTGTTTCTCATATGCAGAGTGTTGATACCGCTCTAAGTCGTGCAATGCAAACCATTATGTTGGTGGATGACGACCCGACATTTCGCACAATGATTGCTGCTTACCTTAAAACACTCAATTATGATGTTATTGAAGCCGGTGATGGCTTGGAGGCGTTGAAAGCATTGCGTCAACATGTGCCGGACTTGATGATCTGTGACTTAAATATGCCGATCATGAGTGGTATCGAGTTAGTTGAAGAAGTCAGCTGGCAGTTTCCCATGCTGCCGATGATTGTGGTATCTGCAACAGAAGACATGGGCGATGTGGCAAAAGTGCTGCGCTTCGGCATCAAAGATTTCTTAACCAAGCCCATCACTGAGCTTGAGCATTTTACTTCCGCGATTAAGACAACCTTAGCGGAATCACACGATAATCCTAGCGTTGTTCGTGACTTTTCGAGTCAATGGTTTCAGCTTGATCACGCAGGCCAAATTGACCAAGAGAAAGAGCTGTATTGGCACCTTAATCACCTCAAAGATAATGTCGTGACATCACGTGATTTACTGCATGCACTGCAACCAGAACGCGACACGCAACAGGGCAGGTGGAAATGCAGTTATTTGGTGTTGCAACCATCAGAAATGATGCCATTGGTGTTTGATTATGCGTGGTTAATGGATGGACGTTTTGCGTTTTATTTAGTGGACTCTTCTGACGGTGGTGAAAACGGTGTCGGTACAGCTTTGCTAATTCGTGCCTTGTTTAATGACTTTCTCCGTACTCGAAAACGTTGTCAATCCGATCTAAAAGATTTAGCTGATGCCGTTGAAAAGGGGATCAGTTGTACTCAATGTTCCTCACCTATCAATGCTCTGTTCGGCATTGCCGATATGGTTGAAGGTACCATTTCAATTCTTCCTGCTGGTTTAAAAAGTAATTGGTTTCATGACGGACGTAATCAAGCGATAGAAACAGGCATTAAACTAGGCGAGGGATGCACGAAAAATTTCATCACAAGTGATTTACCTATGAAGCAGGGCGGTGAGCTCGTGTTGAGTGAATTGGGCGTGCGTAGTTTTAAGCTGGTGATTAAAAATATGAGTTATTAG
- a CDS encoding LysR family transcriptional regulator has protein sequence MKLDDLNLFRLVVDNGSYTATSRKTNIPVATITRRIQALEEGLNLRLLNRNARKLSLTEAGQRFYDECSPLLKHLAETTENISDECRGASGKLRISAPSNTAKRMIMPMLNEFMAKYPQIRIELSMTNYADQLDPTEWDVIFRVGPQRDSTLIARKINQVKDILVASPKYLADCGDLHHAEDLRHHALLKGLPLVKWQLTNSQGETVTINEKGRLEASELNVVRKACSYGLGISLLPDVMIEAYLREGRLVRVLDDWSANSRDIYMLYNHKNHQPEKVRLLIDFIAQHEVI, from the coding sequence ATGAAACTTGATGATTTGAATCTATTTCGACTAGTCGTTGACAATGGAAGCTATACAGCGACATCCCGTAAAACCAATATCCCTGTCGCGACGATTACTCGACGCATTCAAGCTCTAGAAGAAGGCTTGAATCTACGTTTACTCAATCGTAATGCCCGTAAACTGTCTCTTACTGAAGCGGGCCAACGTTTCTACGATGAATGTTCTCCACTGCTGAAACATTTGGCTGAGACGACTGAAAACATCTCCGATGAATGCCGTGGTGCATCAGGTAAACTTCGCATCTCTGCGCCATCTAATACCGCTAAGCGCATGATCATGCCGATGCTGAACGAATTCATGGCCAAGTACCCACAAATTCGTATTGAACTCTCCATGACGAATTATGCTGATCAACTTGACCCAACTGAATGGGACGTGATTTTCCGTGTCGGCCCTCAACGTGATTCCACATTGATTGCACGTAAAATCAACCAAGTGAAAGATATTCTCGTAGCTAGCCCGAAGTACTTGGCTGACTGTGGTGATTTGCATCATGCAGAAGACTTACGCCATCATGCTCTACTGAAAGGCTTACCCTTGGTGAAGTGGCAGTTGACGAATTCTCAAGGCGAAACCGTCACCATTAATGAAAAAGGCCGTTTAGAAGCCAGTGAATTAAACGTCGTACGAAAAGCCTGTAGCTATGGTTTAGGGATCAGCTTATTGCCTGATGTCATGATTGAAGCCTATCTTCGTGAAGGCCGTCTCGTTCGCGTTTTAGATGACTGGAGTGCAAACTCTCGTGATATTTACATGTTGTACAATCACAAAAATCATCAACCTGAAAAAGTACGCTTACTAATCGACTTCATTGCCCAACATGAAGTGATTTAA
- a CDS encoding transposase: protein MSKYSRALKCSIAKQYLQGESSSEELSRLHSIPSRQIRYWAQVFDIHGYQAFKPHGFAKTAQTKLQALKHTWTNGWSVSHTSAILNFSSPGTLSVWLKQYQRDGIQGLERNKGRPTMSKHPFIQDKHDDEKTLEELKEELAYLRAENAVLKKLEELEQEKRRRTKKKRK, encoded by the coding sequence ATGTCCAAGTACAGTCGAGCATTGAAATGCTCTATTGCTAAACAATATCTACAAGGCGAGAGTTCATCTGAAGAGCTTTCTCGTCTTCATTCCATACCATCACGTCAAATACGTTACTGGGCACAAGTGTTTGATATTCATGGTTATCAGGCATTTAAACCTCATGGATTTGCGAAGACCGCACAAACCAAACTGCAAGCTTTAAAACACACGTGGACGAATGGTTGGTCTGTCAGTCACACTAGTGCGATATTGAATTTTTCGTCTCCTGGCACTCTCTCTGTTTGGCTCAAACAATATCAAAGAGATGGTATTCAGGGACTTGAGCGCAACAAAGGACGACCAACAATGAGTAAACACCCTTTTATTCAAGATAAGCACGATGATGAGAAAACACTTGAAGAGCTCAAAGAGGAGTTAGCGTACTTGCGAGCAGAGAACGCTGTCCTAAAAAAGTTAGAGGAGCTGGAACAGGAGAAACGTCGTCGAACAAAGAAAAAACGAAAGTAG
- the purF gene encoding amidophosphoribosyltransferase, which translates to MCGIVGIVGVTPVNQSIYDALTVLQHRGQDAAGIITIDSNRFRLRKANGLVKDVFEIKHMQRLQGTVGVGHVRYPTAGSSSASEAQPFYVNSPYGITLAHNGNLTNANDIRDWLFEQGRRHINTTSDSEVLLNILAQEIDQSENYPLTQADVFGAIRKVHKIVKGAYAVAAMIIGHGMVAFRDPNGIRPLCLGKREVEGRTEYMVASESVALDAVGFDFVRDVAPGEAVYATFDGQLFSEQCAEEPKLNPCIFEFVYFARPDSFIDKISVYSARVEMGKKLGEKIKREWDDLDIDVVIPIPETSCDIALEIAQIIEKPYRQGFVKNRYVGRTFIMPGQQQRKKSVRRKLNAIRSEFKGKNVLLVDDSIVRGTTSEQIIEMARDSGAKNVYMVSAAPEVRFPNVYGIDMPSANELIAHGRDIDEIGKMIGADALMFQDLGDLVDAVGVGNPSITQFETSVFSGQYVTGDIDQAYLDHIDALRNDDAKLDRDMQDVANLEMHNEGA; encoded by the coding sequence ATGTGTGGTATTGTTGGAATCGTAGGGGTAACGCCTGTCAATCAATCGATTTATGATGCTTTAACGGTATTACAGCATCGCGGCCAAGATGCTGCCGGTATTATTACCATAGATAGCAATCGTTTTCGTCTACGTAAAGCCAATGGTTTAGTGAAAGATGTGTTTGAAATTAAACATATGCAACGTCTTCAAGGGACAGTCGGAGTTGGTCACGTTCGTTATCCAACCGCTGGCAGTTCTAGCGCTTCTGAAGCTCAGCCGTTTTATGTGAACTCGCCATATGGGATTACATTGGCTCACAACGGTAACCTGACAAACGCCAATGACATTCGTGACTGGCTATTTGAACAAGGTCGCCGCCACATTAATACCACCTCCGATTCAGAAGTACTGCTTAACATCCTCGCACAAGAAATTGACCAATCAGAAAATTACCCACTCACCCAAGCCGATGTATTCGGTGCGATTCGTAAAGTGCACAAAATTGTAAAAGGGGCCTACGCGGTTGCTGCGATGATCATTGGTCATGGTATGGTGGCCTTCCGTGACCCGAATGGTATTCGTCCATTATGTCTAGGCAAACGTGAAGTTGAAGGCCGTACCGAATACATGGTGGCTTCTGAATCGGTTGCGCTTGATGCTGTTGGTTTTGATTTTGTGCGTGATGTTGCGCCTGGTGAAGCGGTTTATGCGACCTTTGATGGACAGTTATTCAGTGAGCAATGTGCTGAAGAACCAAAATTAAATCCATGTATTTTTGAATTCGTGTACTTCGCTCGCCCAGATTCTTTCATTGATAAAATTTCTGTGTACAGCGCACGCGTTGAGATGGGCAAAAAGTTGGGTGAAAAAATTAAACGTGAATGGGATGATTTAGACATCGATGTCGTTATCCCTATTCCTGAAACCTCATGTGATATCGCGTTAGAGATTGCTCAAATTATTGAGAAGCCATATCGCCAAGGTTTTGTGAAGAACCGCTATGTTGGCCGTACTTTCATCATGCCGGGGCAGCAGCAACGTAAGAAATCAGTACGTCGTAAATTGAATGCGATCCGTTCTGAGTTTAAAGGTAAAAATGTCTTGTTGGTTGATGATTCCATTGTACGTGGGACGACATCTGAGCAGATCATTGAAATGGCTCGTGACTCAGGCGCTAAAAATGTGTATATGGTATCTGCGGCGCCTGAAGTGCGCTTCCCTAACGTGTACGGCATTGATATGCCAAGTGCGAATGAATTGATTGCGCATGGTCGTGATATTGATGAAATCGGTAAGATGATTGGTGCCGATGCGTTGATGTTCCAAGACTTAGGCGATCTTGTTGATGCGGTCGGTGTAGGTAACCCAAGTATTACTCAATTTGAAACTTCAGTATTCAGCGGTCAATATGTCACGGGTGATATCGACCAGGCTTATCTTGATCATATCGATGCATTGCGTAATGACGATGCGAAGTTAGACCGAGATATGCAAGATGTTGCAAACCTTGAGATGCATAACGAAGGCGCTTAA